Proteins encoded by one window of Sulfurospirillum barnesii SES-3:
- the dsbD gene encoding protein-disulfide reductase DsbD has protein sequence MLFFILIVSLFGVEKSKVLTPEEAFDVQFTQSRQGVVIKVGLGEGIYLYDDKMKLELTKPKLLDLMSWVERPAPEPHEEYLIQQKSFELFIPQMLLDEYATNGSATLKFSYQGCSMLGICYQPMNKEIVLGKNGVSFETNSLTLSEQDAIAKQLMQGNVFWVVLSFFGFGLLLSLTPCVFPMIPILSSIIVSQPSMKMNAKKGFLLSLVYVLAMSFAYTIAGILAALFGANLQASLQNPWVISVFSLIFILLALSMFGFYEIKMPNFIQTKISKKTGEMQTQGVFGIAIMGFLSALIVGPCVAAPLAGALIYIGQSGDVVLGGLALFVMSLGMGVPLLLIGTTAGRYMPRPGLWMQRVSAIFGVMLLGVAIWMLSRILPAHVSMALWTLLVVSSAIYFGALEPSKTEASGWNKLLKSFLVLFLVYGLLLFVGFISGAHNPLRPLEKLTTKEGLSAEPSSLFTKVKTIDALNTHLKNATKPVMLDFYADWCVNCVEFEHLTFSDERVKEKLAHFTLLKADVTYNTSDDQALQKAFTIYGPPAILFFKEGKEVQELRLVGFKNADEFLAHLEKLGV, from the coding sequence TTGCTTTTTTTTATTTTGATTGTATCACTTTTTGGTGTTGAAAAATCAAAAGTATTAACCCCTGAGGAAGCTTTTGATGTTCAATTTACACAAAGTAGACAAGGTGTGGTGATCAAGGTTGGATTGGGTGAGGGCATTTATCTGTACGATGATAAAATGAAATTAGAGCTCACAAAACCTAAGCTGCTTGATTTGATGTCGTGGGTGGAACGACCAGCCCCTGAGCCTCATGAAGAGTATTTGATACAACAAAAATCGTTTGAGTTATTTATACCGCAGATGCTTTTGGATGAATATGCCACAAATGGTTCTGCAACGCTTAAGTTTTCTTATCAAGGGTGTTCTATGCTTGGTATTTGTTATCAACCCATGAACAAAGAGATTGTCCTAGGAAAAAACGGTGTTTCTTTTGAGACGAACTCCTTAACGCTTTCAGAACAAGACGCCATTGCCAAACAATTGATGCAAGGCAATGTCTTTTGGGTAGTGCTTAGTTTTTTTGGTTTTGGTTTATTGCTCTCACTCACTCCGTGTGTGTTTCCAATGATTCCTATTTTATCCTCTATTATTGTTTCTCAACCCAGTATGAAAATGAATGCAAAAAAAGGCTTTTTACTCTCTTTGGTGTACGTTTTAGCCATGTCATTTGCGTACACAATAGCAGGGATTTTAGCAGCTCTTTTTGGCGCAAATCTGCAAGCTTCTTTACAAAACCCATGGGTTATTTCTGTTTTTAGCCTTATTTTTATTTTATTAGCACTTTCTATGTTTGGATTTTATGAGATTAAAATGCCCAATTTTATTCAGACAAAAATCAGCAAAAAAACGGGTGAAATGCAAACACAAGGTGTTTTTGGTATTGCCATTATGGGTTTTTTATCGGCATTAATTGTTGGTCCTTGTGTGGCTGCTCCTTTGGCTGGGGCATTAATCTATATTGGTCAGAGTGGTGATGTTGTCCTAGGTGGTTTGGCTCTTTTTGTCATGAGCCTTGGCATGGGTGTTCCATTGTTGCTTATTGGAACCACAGCAGGTCGGTATATGCCAAGACCTGGTCTTTGGATGCAAAGGGTGAGTGCCATTTTTGGTGTGATGCTCTTAGGGGTTGCCATTTGGATGCTCTCACGCATTCTTCCTGCACATGTGAGTATGGCGTTATGGACACTTTTAGTGGTGAGTTCTGCCATTTATTTTGGAGCTTTAGAACCTTCAAAAACAGAGGCTTCAGGGTGGAATAAACTTCTCAAAAGTTTTTTAGTCCTCTTTTTGGTGTATGGCTTATTGTTATTTGTTGGCTTTATCAGTGGCGCACATAACCCTTTACGTCCTTTGGAAAAATTAACAACCAAAGAGGGACTTTCTGCTGAACCATCTTCTTTGTTTACGAAGGTAAAAACCATAGATGCACTGAATACCCATCTCAAAAATGCTACAAAACCTGTCATGCTTGATTTTTATGCGGATTGGTGTGTGAATTGTGTTGAGTTTGAACACTTAACCTTTAGCGATGAGCGAGTGAAAGAGAAACTGGCTCATTTTACATTGTTAAAAGCAGATGTAACTTATAATACCTCCGATGATCAAGCCCTTCAAAAAGCGTTTACTATTTATGGTCCTCCTGCTATTTTATTTTTTAAAGAGGGAAAGGAAGTCCAAGAATTACGTTTAGTTGGCTTTAAAAATGCCGATGAATTTTTGGCACATTTGGAAAAATTAGGAGTGTAG
- the ppk2 gene encoding polyphosphate kinase 2, translated as MSKEKKSPTPLEETSLEHPSKKEEKVQVWVKKSELKYEKELKHLQIELLKFQNHVKEKGLKVLILIEGRDAAGKGGTIKRITEHLNPRGARIVALPKPSDTERTQWYFQRYTGHLPSAGEIVLFDRSWYNRAGVEPVMGFCTQKEHKEFLREVPKFERMLVNSGIILFKFYFSVSKEEQAKRFLERKNDPLKQFKLSPVDEKSQELWDHYTIAKYSMLLASNNPRTPWMIVLSDDKKQARLNTIKHILRNVEYPEKIKNKHLKTSPEILRTGREEIEIMEQNLPNENLSHLNG; from the coding sequence ATGAGCAAAGAGAAAAAATCACCAACGCCTTTAGAAGAAACTTCATTAGAACACCCCTCTAAAAAAGAGGAAAAAGTTCAAGTTTGGGTTAAAAAAAGTGAATTAAAGTATGAAAAAGAACTCAAACACCTTCAAATTGAGCTACTAAAATTTCAAAACCATGTCAAAGAGAAAGGTTTAAAAGTACTTATCCTTATTGAAGGGCGAGATGCGGCGGGCAAAGGAGGCACGATTAAACGTATCACGGAGCATTTAAATCCAAGAGGTGCTCGTATTGTGGCACTACCAAAACCCTCCGATACAGAACGAACACAGTGGTACTTTCAACGCTATACAGGGCATTTACCCTCAGCTGGAGAAATTGTTTTATTTGATAGGTCATGGTATAACCGTGCAGGGGTTGAGCCTGTTATGGGATTTTGTACGCAAAAAGAACATAAAGAGTTTTTACGGGAAGTACCAAAATTTGAGAGAATGCTTGTAAACTCAGGGATTATTCTTTTTAAATTTTACTTTTCAGTGAGTAAAGAAGAACAAGCCAAACGCTTTTTGGAGCGAAAAAACGACCCTCTAAAACAGTTTAAACTCTCTCCTGTCGATGAAAAATCACAAGAGCTTTGGGATCACTACACCATTGCCAAATACTCTATGCTGTTAGCTTCGAATAACCCTCGAACTCCATGGATGATTGTTCTTTCAGACGACAAAAAACAGGCTCGACTAAACACCATCAAACACATTTTAAGAAATGTAGAGTATCCTGAAAAAATCAAAAACAAACATTTAAAAACTAGTCCAGAAATTTTACGTACAGGAAGAGAAGAGATAGAAATTATGGAGCAAAACCTACCTAATGAAAATCTTTCACATTTAAATGGGTAG
- the dnaK gene encoding molecular chaperone DnaK, giving the protein MGKVIGIDLGTTNSCVSVYERGESKVIPNKEGKNTTPSVVAFTDKEEVLVGDTAKRQAVTNPKRTIYSIKRIMGLMSNEDKANEAKKRLPYAVVDRNGACAIEIDGKVYTPQEISAKVLMKLKEDAEAYLGEEVTDAVITVPAYFNDSQRKATKEAGTIAGLNVLRIINEPTAAALSYGLDKKEAEKIVVYDLGGGTFDVTVLETGDNVVEVLSTGGDAFLGGDDFDNRLIDWLVAEFKNENGIDLKSDVMALQRLKEAAENAKKELSSSNETEINLPFITADATGPKHLVKKLTRAKFESMIEDLVALTIKKIKEVVNDSDLKKAEIKEIVMVGGSTRVPLVQQKVKEFFEKELNKSVNPDEVVAIGAAIQGAVIKGDVKDILLLDVTPLSLGIETLGGVMTKLIEKGTTIPVKKSQVFSTAEDNQPAVTIHALQGEREFARDNKSLGQFNLESIPPAPRGVPQIEVAFDIDANGILTVSAKDKATGKAQEIKISGSSGLDDAEIERMVKDAELHKEEDKKRKDAVDARNQADALAHQTEKSLGEMGDAISAEEKAKIEAALKELKDVLSNESATKEEIDAKVKSLSEASHKLAEAMYKKDQGEAGATGSEKPKSKKDDDVIDAEVE; this is encoded by the coding sequence ATGGGAAAAGTTATAGGAATTGATTTAGGAACAACCAACTCATGTGTGAGTGTTTATGAAAGAGGCGAGAGTAAAGTTATTCCAAACAAAGAGGGTAAAAATACAACACCTTCTGTAGTAGCATTTACAGATAAAGAAGAAGTTTTAGTCGGAGATACAGCGAAACGTCAAGCGGTCACCAATCCAAAAAGAACCATCTATTCGATTAAAAGAATTATGGGTCTTATGAGCAACGAAGACAAAGCAAACGAGGCTAAAAAACGCCTTCCGTATGCGGTTGTGGATCGAAATGGTGCATGTGCTATTGAAATTGATGGTAAAGTCTATACCCCACAAGAAATCAGCGCAAAAGTCTTGATGAAACTCAAAGAAGATGCAGAAGCATATTTGGGTGAAGAGGTCACAGACGCCGTGATTACCGTGCCTGCTTATTTTAACGATTCTCAGCGAAAAGCAACGAAAGAAGCAGGTACGATTGCAGGACTTAACGTTCTTCGTATCATCAACGAGCCAACAGCTGCAGCACTCTCTTATGGTTTAGATAAAAAAGAGGCTGAGAAAATCGTTGTTTATGACCTAGGTGGTGGTACATTTGACGTAACTGTGCTTGAGACAGGCGATAATGTTGTTGAAGTTCTCTCTACAGGTGGTGATGCATTCTTGGGTGGTGATGACTTTGATAATAGACTTATTGACTGGTTGGTAGCTGAATTTAAAAATGAAAATGGCATTGATTTGAAATCAGACGTTATGGCACTTCAACGTCTTAAAGAAGCAGCGGAAAATGCTAAAAAAGAGCTCTCTTCTTCGAATGAGACTGAGATTAATTTGCCATTTATCACGGCAGATGCCACAGGTCCAAAACACCTTGTTAAAAAGCTTACTCGTGCAAAATTTGAGTCTATGATTGAAGATTTGGTGGCGCTTACCATCAAAAAAATTAAAGAAGTAGTCAATGATTCTGATTTGAAAAAAGCTGAGATTAAAGAAATCGTTATGGTCGGTGGATCAACACGTGTTCCTTTAGTTCAACAAAAAGTAAAAGAATTTTTTGAAAAAGAGCTTAATAAATCAGTAAACCCTGATGAAGTTGTAGCCATTGGTGCTGCTATTCAAGGTGCGGTTATTAAAGGGGATGTCAAAGACATTCTTCTTTTAGATGTAACTCCATTAAGCCTTGGTATCGAGACTTTGGGTGGTGTGATGACGAAATTGATTGAAAAAGGTACAACCATTCCTGTTAAAAAATCGCAAGTGTTCTCAACTGCAGAAGACAATCAGCCAGCCGTTACCATTCATGCGCTTCAAGGCGAGCGTGAGTTTGCACGAGATAATAAGTCCCTTGGTCAATTTAACCTCGAGAGCATTCCACCCGCACCTCGTGGCGTTCCTCAAATCGAAGTTGCGTTTGACATTGATGCCAATGGTATTTTAACTGTTTCTGCAAAAGATAAAGCAACAGGTAAGGCACAAGAAATTAAAATCTCTGGTAGTTCAGGATTGGATGATGCTGAAATCGAGAGAATGGTAAAAGATGCTGAGCTTCACAAAGAAGAAGATAAAAAACGTAAAGATGCTGTGGATGCTAGAAATCAAGCTGACGCTTTGGCTCACCAAACAGAAAAATCCTTAGGTGAAATGGGCGATGCCATTAGTGCTGAAGAGAAAGCAAAAATTGAAGCAGCACTCAAAGAGCTTAAAGATGTTCTTAGCAATGAGAGTGCAACCAAAGAAGAAATTGATGCGAAAGTCAAATCTTTAAGTGAAGCAAGCCATAAACTCGCAGAAGCCATGTACAAAAAAGATCAAGGCGAAGCGGGTGCCACTGGTAGTGAAAAACCAAAATCAAAAAAAGATGACGATGTCATCGACGCTGAAGTCGAGTAA
- the grpE gene encoding nucleotide exchange factor GrpE, giving the protein MDETLKEEQGITDISAEIVPECCKDVDAEVGEQKSEVEELREKIVELEDKYLRANADFDNMKRRLEKEKMQAISYAHEVFARDLLPVIDALEMAILAGSNQEVDSGELLAKVKEGLELTIEQFRKAFEKHGVELVESEGGFDPNFHEAVMQLESEEKNSGEILQVFQKGYKIKERILRPAMVSIVK; this is encoded by the coding sequence GTGGACGAAACATTAAAAGAAGAGCAGGGTATTACAGATATTTCTGCTGAAATTGTTCCTGAATGTTGCAAGGATGTAGACGCAGAGGTAGGTGAACAAAAAAGCGAAGTAGAAGAGTTAAGAGAAAAAATTGTAGAACTTGAAGATAAGTACTTACGTGCCAATGCTGATTTTGATAATATGAAGCGTCGTTTGGAAAAAGAGAAAATGCAAGCCATTTCGTATGCACACGAAGTTTTTGCACGTGATCTTTTACCTGTAATTGATGCGTTAGAGATGGCAATTCTTGCAGGTAGCAATCAAGAAGTAGACAGCGGTGAGCTTCTTGCTAAGGTGAAAGAAGGTTTGGAGCTAACCATTGAACAGTTTAGAAAAGCATTTGAAAAGCATGGGGTAGAACTAGTGGAGAGTGAGGGTGGCTTTGATCCAAACTTTCATGAAGCGGTCATGCAATTAGAAAGTGAAGAAAAAAATAGCGGTGAGATTTTGCAAGTTTTTCAAAAAGGCTACAAAATCAAAGAGCGTATTTTAAGACCAGCAATGGTGAGTATTGTTAAGTAG
- a CDS encoding HrcA family transcriptional regulator, with protein sequence MKKPSKQELILESIIQAYLESRMPIGSSELQMKMTLGISPSTIRIYFKKLSDEGALEQLHVSSGRVPTLRALMGYWQEKLDTTHPVKLKSIDAIKRSTHHHQLFCIVENSTESIFKEIIRVANRFLILVFEQHEVVLPYNSKVEHFLQRMIGVQMRELKDIAAQVGLYELHDKLSMLFSQSALLREGDKEMYAIAHELKNDTFINRFGMLHFVQSIEDGLYFDGFVPRGCMAIKQKAQLKDEDSTVDFFCFGRIESNFEDFFNQVKE encoded by the coding sequence ATGAAAAAACCTTCAAAGCAAGAACTGATTTTAGAGTCAATTATACAAGCCTATCTAGAATCAAGAATGCCTATTGGTTCCTCAGAATTACAAATGAAGATGACATTAGGCATTTCTCCCTCTACTATTCGCATTTACTTTAAAAAGCTCTCAGATGAGGGAGCTTTAGAGCAATTGCATGTTAGCAGTGGAAGGGTGCCCACTTTGCGTGCACTGATGGGGTATTGGCAAGAAAAGCTAGATACAACGCATCCTGTTAAGCTTAAGAGCATTGATGCGATTAAGCGTTCCACGCATCACCATCAGCTTTTTTGTATTGTTGAAAATTCAACAGAGAGTATTTTCAAGGAAATTATTCGGGTTGCAAATCGTTTTCTGATTTTGGTTTTTGAACAGCATGAAGTGGTCTTACCTTATAATAGTAAAGTAGAGCATTTTTTGCAAAGAATGATTGGTGTCCAAATGAGAGAACTAAAAGATATTGCGGCACAAGTGGGTTTGTATGAACTGCATGATAAGCTTTCAATGCTTTTTTCACAATCTGCCCTTTTAAGAGAGGGAGATAAAGAGATGTATGCGATTGCTCATGAATTGAAAAATGATACATTTATTAATAGATTTGGAATGCTCCATTTTGTTCAATCCATTGAAGATGGACTCTATTTTGATGGTTTTGTACCACGTGGATGTATGGCAATTAAACAAAAAGCACAATTAAAAGATGAAGACTCAACGGTGGATTTTTTCTGTTTTGGACGAATTGAGAGTAATTTCGAAGATTTTTTTAATCAAGTTAAGGAGTAA
- a CDS encoding helix-turn-helix domain-containing protein codes for MKTNDIFNLLHNAVESKFLGKKISQREMADKLGVSMRTYQDWRLGNSQPQAASAIFKMLGTLDEGDAIRLIKRIALELKDETA; via the coding sequence ATGAAAACAAACGATATTTTCAATCTTTTACATAATGCGGTGGAATCAAAATTTTTGGGTAAAAAGATTTCTCAGCGTGAGATGGCAGACAAACTTGGTGTGTCAATGCGGACCTATCAGGATTGGAGGCTTGGAAACTCTCAGCCACAAGCAGCATCAGCTATTTTCAAAATGCTTGGTACACTGGATGAGGGAGATGCAATTCGTTTAATTAAACGTATTGCCTTGGAACTGAAGGATGAAACAGCATGA
- the rpsO gene encoding 30S ribosomal protein S15, whose product MALGSAEKQAIVSQFGRKEGDTGSPEVQIALLSKRIVDLTEHLQSNKKDHSSRLGLLKLVGQRKRLMKYLKHKDFATYSKIIKELSIRDNKK is encoded by the coding sequence ATGGCTTTAGGTTCGGCGGAAAAACAAGCAATTGTTAGTCAGTTTGGCAGAAAAGAGGGAGACACAGGTTCTCCAGAGGTACAAATCGCACTTCTTTCAAAAAGAATTGTTGATTTAACAGAGCATCTTCAGAGTAATAAAAAAGATCACTCTTCAAGATTAGGACTTCTTAAACTCGTTGGTCAACGTAAACGATTGATGAAATACCTTAAACATAAAGATTTTGCAACGTACAGCAAAATTATTAAAGAGCTTTCTATTAGAGATAATAAAAAATAG
- a CDS encoding Rrf2 family transcriptional regulator codes for MLLTKASEYALLSLIIIAQKNAPQDVDTLSTQLGLSKSFLAKILQSLAKDAILSSFKGAHGGFMLAKKPEEITLKMIVECAEKKQTMVFECAPSAQKCPGGGGKGSNCRVWPILNKLQLKIDSFLDTMTLKDIIEH; via the coding sequence ATGCTCTTAACGAAAGCTAGCGAATATGCGCTCTTGTCATTAATTATTATCGCTCAAAAAAATGCCCCTCAAGATGTCGACACGCTTTCAACCCAACTAGGACTCTCTAAAAGTTTTTTAGCTAAAATTCTTCAATCCCTTGCAAAAGATGCCATTCTTTCTTCTTTTAAAGGTGCTCATGGAGGGTTTATGCTTGCAAAAAAACCTGAAGAGATAACCTTAAAAATGATTGTGGAATGCGCTGAAAAGAAACAAACAATGGTCTTTGAATGTGCCCCCTCAGCGCAAAAATGTCCTGGAGGTGGTGGCAAAGGAAGTAATTGCCGTGTATGGCCTATTTTAAATAAACTTCAATTAAAAATTGATTCGTTTTTGGATACCATGACGCTTAAAGATATTATTGAACATTAA
- the flhA gene encoding flagellar biosynthesis protein FlhA: MAKNQNSLFAKVIPYLEPLVKAKDLTVVVFIVSILAIIIVPLPSTVLDFFLVISLSVSVLIILISLYIPKPTDLTTFPTLILIITLFRLSLNISTTRMILTNGHEGPDSVSEIISSFGQFVVGGNYVIGIVVFSILVLINFMVITKGSTRVAEVAARFTLDAMPGKQMAIDADLNAGLIDEKTARKRREDIIQEANFYGAMDGSSKFVKGDAVAGIIITIINIIGGFLIGAFQHDLDLGVSAQTYTILTIGDGLVSQLPALISSTATGIIITRANKSDDQSFTDGAVDQLFGEYKTLLIVGFILVMFALVPGLPTLSLGFVGLLFLGLGYLGKQTADGHFSFQKFFSQTPAALQKAKQEADTKAQSAQAQKKSPEELRKEEETTLNDILKLEILELDLGYQLIKLADPAQGGDLLDRVKSMRRKIASDFGYLIPQVRIRDNLHLSPNHYQLLLKGIEIGSGEIYPDKFMAMDSGLTIDKVQGIPTKEPAFGLDAIWIEASAKEDAIIKGYTTVDPATVISTHLSELIKKYAEELLTRQEVQSLVDKLQKDYPVVVADCLKVANIGLIQKVLKALLHEKIPIKDLLTIVETISDVAEVTKNVTIIVEQVRAKLSRVITKQYKDENGILKLLTFNATTEQRLLDSLRERDGIRDLILNIGQINTLVKACSDEATKLLHKGIAPVVIIVDPLLRKSLSDIFEKFGLDIVVLSHAEIDSNSKFEVMGSIEIDKL, translated from the coding sequence TTGGCAAAAAATCAAAATTCACTTTTCGCAAAGGTTATTCCGTATTTAGAACCTTTGGTCAAAGCTAAAGACCTTACGGTAGTCGTTTTTATTGTTTCTATTTTGGCGATTATTATTGTTCCCCTTCCCAGTACTGTACTGGATTTTTTTCTGGTTATTTCACTTTCTGTTTCGGTACTTATTATTTTAATTTCTTTGTACATCCCTAAACCAACGGATTTAACGACATTTCCAACACTGATTCTAATTATTACCCTTTTTAGACTTTCATTAAATATTTCTACCACTCGTATGATTTTAACCAATGGCCACGAAGGTCCTGATTCAGTCAGTGAGATTATCTCTAGTTTTGGGCAATTTGTTGTGGGTGGTAATTATGTTATTGGTATTGTGGTCTTTTCTATTCTTGTATTAATTAATTTTATGGTGATTACCAAAGGTTCTACACGGGTTGCGGAAGTTGCAGCACGTTTTACACTTGATGCGATGCCTGGTAAACAAATGGCCATTGATGCGGATTTAAATGCAGGGCTTATTGATGAAAAAACCGCACGAAAAAGGCGTGAAGATATTATTCAAGAGGCAAACTTTTACGGGGCAATGGATGGTTCGAGTAAGTTTGTCAAAGGAGATGCTGTTGCGGGTATTATTATTACCATTATTAACATCATCGGTGGTTTTCTTATCGGTGCATTTCAACACGATTTAGATTTAGGTGTCAGTGCTCAAACCTATACCATTTTAACCATTGGCGATGGCTTAGTATCGCAACTTCCTGCACTCATTAGCTCAACAGCTACTGGTATTATCATTACCCGTGCCAATAAATCAGATGATCAAAGCTTTACCGATGGTGCAGTGGACCAGCTTTTTGGAGAGTACAAAACCCTCTTAATTGTTGGCTTTATATTAGTTATGTTTGCGCTTGTTCCAGGACTACCAACACTCTCATTAGGCTTTGTTGGATTGCTCTTTTTAGGCTTAGGATACCTTGGTAAACAAACAGCTGATGGTCACTTTTCGTTTCAAAAATTCTTTTCGCAAACTCCTGCCGCCCTACAAAAGGCAAAACAAGAAGCAGATACAAAAGCGCAAAGTGCACAAGCACAAAAAAAGAGCCCTGAAGAGCTACGCAAAGAAGAAGAAACAACCCTAAATGATATTTTAAAACTTGAAATTTTAGAGCTTGATTTGGGCTACCAGCTCATCAAACTCGCAGACCCTGCACAAGGAGGGGATCTACTCGATCGTGTTAAAAGTATGCGTCGTAAAATTGCCTCAGATTTTGGCTATTTAATTCCACAGGTTCGTATTCGTGACAACTTACACTTAAGCCCTAACCATTATCAACTTTTGCTTAAAGGCATTGAGATTGGTAGCGGTGAAATTTACCCCGATAAATTTATGGCAATGGACAGTGGACTCACCATTGATAAAGTACAAGGAATTCCAACCAAAGAGCCTGCCTTTGGGCTTGATGCCATTTGGATTGAAGCGAGTGCTAAAGAAGATGCGATTATTAAAGGGTACACAACGGTTGATCCAGCAACGGTTATATCAACCCATTTAAGTGAATTGATTAAAAAATATGCCGAAGAGCTTCTCACCCGTCAAGAAGTCCAAAGCCTTGTGGATAAACTCCAAAAAGATTACCCTGTGGTAGTTGCAGATTGTCTAAAAGTGGCCAATATTGGGCTTATTCAAAAAGTACTTAAAGCACTGCTTCATGAGAAAATTCCTATTAAAGACCTTCTTACGATTGTGGAAACCATCAGTGATGTAGCAGAGGTCACTAAAAATGTCACGATTATTGTGGAACAAGTACGAGCGAAACTTTCTCGGGTTATTACAAAGCAATACAAAGATGAAAATGGTATTTTAAAACTCTTAACGTTTAACGCAACAACCGAGCAAAGGCTTCTTGATTCATTGCGAGAGCGCGATGGTATACGTGACTTAATTTTAAATATTGGTCAAATTAATACACTGGTTAAAGCATGCAGCGATGAAGCAACAAAACTCCTCCACAAAGGAATTGCGCCTGTGGTTATTATTGTAGATCCTCTGCTTCGTAAATCACTCTCAGATATTTTTGAGAAATTTGGCCTTGATATTGTGGTGCTCTCTCACGCAGAAATTGATTCAAACTCAAAATTTGAAGTGATGGGCTCCATCGAAATTGACAAACTATAA